From one Gossypium hirsutum isolate 1008001.06 chromosome D08, Gossypium_hirsutum_v2.1, whole genome shotgun sequence genomic stretch:
- the LOC107941520 gene encoding beta-adaptin-like protein C isoform X1, with protein MSGHDSKYFSTTKKGEIPELKEELNSQHRDKRKDAVKKVIAAMTVGKDVSSLFTDVVNCMQTENLELKKLVYLYLINYAKSQPDLAILAVNTFVKDSQDPNPLIRALAVRTMGCIRVDKITEYLCDPLQRCLKDDDPYVRKTAAVCVAKLYDINAELVEDRGFLESLKDLISDNNPMVVANAVAALAEIQEHSSRPIFEITSHTLSKLLTALNECTEWGQVFILDALSRYKAADAREAENIVERITPRLQHANCAVVLSAVKMILLQMELISSTDVVRNLCKKMAPPLVTLLSAEPEIQYVALRNINLIVQKRPTILAHEIKVFFCKYNDPIYVKMEKLEIMIKLASDRNIDQVLLEFKEYATEVDVDFVRRAVRAIGRCAIKLDRAAERCISVLLELIKIKVNYVVQEAIIVIKDIFRRYPNMYESIIATLCESLDTLDEPEAKASMIWIIGEYAERIDNADELLESFLESFPEEPPQVQLQLLTATVKLFLKKPTEGPQQMIQVVLNNATVETDNPDLRDRAYIYWRLLSTDPEAAKDVVLAEKPVISDDSNQLDPSLLDELLANIATLSSVYHKPPDAFVTRAKTASQRTEDDDYPDGNEKGYSANVGDGGASPSTSSSSVPYTAARRPSPAQVMPAPASPVPDLLGDLIGLDNNAMIPADQPAMPSGPPLPILLPASTGQGLQISAQLAQQDGQIFYSLMFENNSQITLDGFMIQFNKNSFGLAAAGPLQVPPLAPGAAARTLLPMVLFQNMSPGPPSSLLQVAVKNNQQPVWYFNDKILLHVFFSEDGRMERTSFLETWRSLPDSNEVLKEFPGIMVGSAETTMDRLAASNVFFIAKRKHANQDVLYFSAKIPRGIPFLIELTTVIGNPGVKCATKTPNPELAPLFFEAIETLLKI; from the exons ATGAGCGGTCACGATTCTAAGTACTTCTCGACGACGAAAAAGGGGGAAATCCCTGAACTCAAGGAAGAGCTCAATTCTCAGCACAGG GATAAAAGAAAAGATGCTGTGAAGAAGGTTATTGCTGCAATGACGGTTGGGAAGGATGTGTCATCACTATTCACAGATGTTGTGAATTGCATGCAAACTGAGAATTTGGAGCTGAAAAAGCTTGTCTATTTGTACCTTATAAATTATGCTAAGAGCCAGCCTGACCTTGCAATTCTTGCAGTAAATACATTTGTAAAG GATTCACAGGATCCAAACCCTCTCATTCGTGCTTTGGCTGTTCGGACTATGGGGTGTATCCGTGTTGATAAGATCACAGAATACCTCTGTGATCCCCTTCAGCGGTGCCTCAAG GATGATGATCCATATGTTCGCAAGACAGCTGCCGTATGTGTTGCTAAACTTTATGACATAAATGCTGAGTTGGTTGAGGACAGGGGCTTTCTGGAGTCTCTCAAGGATTTGATATCTGACAACAACCCAATGGTTGTTGCTAATGCTGTGGCAGCTCTTGCTGAGATCCAAGAGCATAGTAGTAGACCAATATTTGAAATCACTAGTCACACGCTCTCAAAGCTTCTTACTGCTCTTAATGAATGCACAGA GTGGGGTCAAGTTTTCATACTTGATGCCCTTTCTAGATACAAGGCAGCAGATGCACGTGAAGCAGAAAATATAGTGGAGAGAATTACGCCACGACTTCAGCATGCTAATTGTGCTGTTGTACTTTCAGCTGTTAAG ATGATCCTTCTACAAATGGAACTTATCTCTAGCACTGATGTTGTTCGAAATCTTTGCAAAAAGATGGCTCCTCCTCTTGTGACATTACTATCTGCAGAACCTGAGATACAGTATGTTGCATTGCGGAATATCAACCTTATAGTACAAAAGCGGCCTACAATCCTTGCCCATGAGATCAAG GTGTTCTTCTGCAAGTACAATGATCCAATTTATGTGAAGATGGAAAAGTTAGAAATCATGATCAAGCTTGCTTCTGACCGAAATATAGACCAG GTTTTATTGGAATTTAAAGAATATGCCACAGAAGTAGATGTAGATTTCGTCAGGAGGGCAGTTCGTGCCATAGGTCGCTGTGCTATCAAGTTGGACAGAGCAGCTGAACGATGCATCAGTGTTCTGCTTGAGTTGATCAAGATTAAAGTAAACTATGTTGTTCAAGAGGCTATTATAGTTATCAAAGATATCTTTAGAAGATACCCTAACAT GTATGAATCCATCATCGCAACCCTATGCGAGAGCTTGGACACTTTAGATGAGCCAGAAGCTAAG GCATCAATGATATGGATAATTGGAGAATATGCGGAAAGAATTGACAATGCTGATGAGCTCCTTGAAAGCTTCTTGGAGAGTTTCCCTGAAGAGCCTCCCCAAGTTCAACTGCAACTGCTAACTGCAACAGTGAAACTTTTTCTTAAGAAGCCAACTGAAGGACCCCAGCAGATGATTCAG GTTGTCTTGAATAATGCTACTGTGGAAACTGACAATCCTGATTTACGTGACCGTGCATACATTTATTGGCGTCTTCTATCAACTGATCCTGAG GCTGCTAAGGATGTTGTGTTAGCTGAGAAACCAGTGATTAGTGATGATTCAAACCAACTGGATCCATCTCTTCTGGATGAGCTTCTTGCCAACATCGCTACACTGTCCTCTGTGTATCACAAACCTCCAGATGCTTTTGTTACCCGTGCGAAGACTGCATCTCAGAGAACTGAAGATGATGACTACCCTGATGGAAATGAAAAAGGGTATTCCGCTAATGTTGGTGATGGTGGTGCATCACCTTCAACCAGCTCAAGTAGTGTCCCATATACTGCAGCTAGGCGGCCATCTCCTGCCCAAGTCATGCCTGCACCTGCTTCTCCAGTGCCTGATTTGCTAGGCGATCTGATTGGCCTTGATAACAATGCTATGATCCCTGCTGATCAGCCAGCAATGCCTTCTGG CCCTCCTTTGCCTATTTTACTTCCAGCATCTACCGGACAGGGTTTGCAAATCAGTGCACAGTTAGCTCAACAAGATGGTCAAATATTTTACAGTTTAATGTTTGAGAATAACTCACAGATCACACTTGATGGATTCATGATTCAGTTCAACAAGAATTCGTTTGGTCTGGCAGCTGCTGGACCTCTTCAG GTTCCCCCATTGGCACCGGGAGCAGCAGCCAGGACACTGCTCCCTATGGTATTGTTCCAGAATATGTCTCCTGGTCCTCCTAGCTCCCTTCTGCAGGTTGCTGTGAAAAATAATCAGCAGCCAGTCTGGTACTTCAATGATAAAATCTTGTTGCATGTGTTCTTTTCCGAGGATGGAAGAATGGAGCGAACTAGTTTTCTCGAG ACATGGAGGTCACTGCCTGACTCAAATGAGGTCCTAAAAGAATTTCCAGGCATCATGGTGGGCAGTGCAGAAACAACCATGGATCGACTAGCTGCATCAAATGTGTTCTTTATAGCAAAGCGGAAGCACGCGAATCAGGACGTATTGTATTTCTCTGCCAAGATCCCCCGAGGTATACCCTTCTTGATTGAACTTACAACAGTAATTGGGAACCCCGGTGTGAAGTGCGCAACCAAGACTCCAAATCCCGAGCTGGCACCACTGTTTTTTGAAGCCATTGAGACACTCCTGAAGATTTGA
- the LOC107941520 gene encoding beta-adaptin-like protein B isoform X2 — protein MVVANAVAALAEIQEHSSRPIFEITSHTLSKLLTALNECTEWGQVFILDALSRYKAADAREAENIVERITPRLQHANCAVVLSAVKMILLQMELISSTDVVRNLCKKMAPPLVTLLSAEPEIQYVALRNINLIVQKRPTILAHEIKVFFCKYNDPIYVKMEKLEIMIKLASDRNIDQVLLEFKEYATEVDVDFVRRAVRAIGRCAIKLDRAAERCISVLLELIKIKVNYVVQEAIIVIKDIFRRYPNMYESIIATLCESLDTLDEPEAKASMIWIIGEYAERIDNADELLESFLESFPEEPPQVQLQLLTATVKLFLKKPTEGPQQMIQVVLNNATVETDNPDLRDRAYIYWRLLSTDPEAAKDVVLAEKPVISDDSNQLDPSLLDELLANIATLSSVYHKPPDAFVTRAKTASQRTEDDDYPDGNEKGYSANVGDGGASPSTSSSSVPYTAARRPSPAQVMPAPASPVPDLLGDLIGLDNNAMIPADQPAMPSGPPLPILLPASTGQGLQISAQLAQQDGQIFYSLMFENNSQITLDGFMIQFNKNSFGLAAAGPLQVPPLAPGAAARTLLPMVLFQNMSPGPPSSLLQVAVKNNQQPVWYFNDKILLHVFFSEDGRMERTSFLETWRSLPDSNEVLKEFPGIMVGSAETTMDRLAASNVFFIAKRKHANQDVLYFSAKIPRGIPFLIELTTVIGNPGVKCATKTPNPELAPLFFEAIETLLKI, from the exons ATGGTTGTTGCTAATGCTGTGGCAGCTCTTGCTGAGATCCAAGAGCATAGTAGTAGACCAATATTTGAAATCACTAGTCACACGCTCTCAAAGCTTCTTACTGCTCTTAATGAATGCACAGA GTGGGGTCAAGTTTTCATACTTGATGCCCTTTCTAGATACAAGGCAGCAGATGCACGTGAAGCAGAAAATATAGTGGAGAGAATTACGCCACGACTTCAGCATGCTAATTGTGCTGTTGTACTTTCAGCTGTTAAG ATGATCCTTCTACAAATGGAACTTATCTCTAGCACTGATGTTGTTCGAAATCTTTGCAAAAAGATGGCTCCTCCTCTTGTGACATTACTATCTGCAGAACCTGAGATACAGTATGTTGCATTGCGGAATATCAACCTTATAGTACAAAAGCGGCCTACAATCCTTGCCCATGAGATCAAG GTGTTCTTCTGCAAGTACAATGATCCAATTTATGTGAAGATGGAAAAGTTAGAAATCATGATCAAGCTTGCTTCTGACCGAAATATAGACCAG GTTTTATTGGAATTTAAAGAATATGCCACAGAAGTAGATGTAGATTTCGTCAGGAGGGCAGTTCGTGCCATAGGTCGCTGTGCTATCAAGTTGGACAGAGCAGCTGAACGATGCATCAGTGTTCTGCTTGAGTTGATCAAGATTAAAGTAAACTATGTTGTTCAAGAGGCTATTATAGTTATCAAAGATATCTTTAGAAGATACCCTAACAT GTATGAATCCATCATCGCAACCCTATGCGAGAGCTTGGACACTTTAGATGAGCCAGAAGCTAAG GCATCAATGATATGGATAATTGGAGAATATGCGGAAAGAATTGACAATGCTGATGAGCTCCTTGAAAGCTTCTTGGAGAGTTTCCCTGAAGAGCCTCCCCAAGTTCAACTGCAACTGCTAACTGCAACAGTGAAACTTTTTCTTAAGAAGCCAACTGAAGGACCCCAGCAGATGATTCAG GTTGTCTTGAATAATGCTACTGTGGAAACTGACAATCCTGATTTACGTGACCGTGCATACATTTATTGGCGTCTTCTATCAACTGATCCTGAG GCTGCTAAGGATGTTGTGTTAGCTGAGAAACCAGTGATTAGTGATGATTCAAACCAACTGGATCCATCTCTTCTGGATGAGCTTCTTGCCAACATCGCTACACTGTCCTCTGTGTATCACAAACCTCCAGATGCTTTTGTTACCCGTGCGAAGACTGCATCTCAGAGAACTGAAGATGATGACTACCCTGATGGAAATGAAAAAGGGTATTCCGCTAATGTTGGTGATGGTGGTGCATCACCTTCAACCAGCTCAAGTAGTGTCCCATATACTGCAGCTAGGCGGCCATCTCCTGCCCAAGTCATGCCTGCACCTGCTTCTCCAGTGCCTGATTTGCTAGGCGATCTGATTGGCCTTGATAACAATGCTATGATCCCTGCTGATCAGCCAGCAATGCCTTCTGG CCCTCCTTTGCCTATTTTACTTCCAGCATCTACCGGACAGGGTTTGCAAATCAGTGCACAGTTAGCTCAACAAGATGGTCAAATATTTTACAGTTTAATGTTTGAGAATAACTCACAGATCACACTTGATGGATTCATGATTCAGTTCAACAAGAATTCGTTTGGTCTGGCAGCTGCTGGACCTCTTCAG GTTCCCCCATTGGCACCGGGAGCAGCAGCCAGGACACTGCTCCCTATGGTATTGTTCCAGAATATGTCTCCTGGTCCTCCTAGCTCCCTTCTGCAGGTTGCTGTGAAAAATAATCAGCAGCCAGTCTGGTACTTCAATGATAAAATCTTGTTGCATGTGTTCTTTTCCGAGGATGGAAGAATGGAGCGAACTAGTTTTCTCGAG ACATGGAGGTCACTGCCTGACTCAAATGAGGTCCTAAAAGAATTTCCAGGCATCATGGTGGGCAGTGCAGAAACAACCATGGATCGACTAGCTGCATCAAATGTGTTCTTTATAGCAAAGCGGAAGCACGCGAATCAGGACGTATTGTATTTCTCTGCCAAGATCCCCCGAGGTATACCCTTCTTGATTGAACTTACAACAGTAATTGGGAACCCCGGTGTGAAGTGCGCAACCAAGACTCCAAATCCCGAGCTGGCACCACTGTTTTTTGAAGCCATTGAGACACTCCTGAAGATTTGA